From one uncultured Paludibacter sp. genomic stretch:
- a CDS encoding conserved exported hypothetical protein (Evidence 4 : Unknown function but conserved in other organisms) — protein MKTRNFLFLLMSVAILFTACKSNDPEVKPTGITLNKTTLTLVQKKTETLIATLTPTDATGTITWTSSNTAVATVDNNGLVTAVAAGTATVTASVNSLTATCEVTVESDGSYDPAASLTGSAYYPIILDAASSAKVQSKIVADLRPDEATKFLYVWENTYTAGTATGPNFYGEVEGWVSLVVGSVGWSGAGFNVQDATTIDKLADITANPTGYYLHIGIKSKDNAVHVIGLDGQSNVKFALGATAFNDNGTLIEPLADFKRDGEWHEIEIPMTTLKTNGLLYASGMGTKNVFWFLSGGVAGTTLDLDAVFIYKK, from the coding sequence ATGAAAACAAGAAATTTTTTATTTTTATTAATGAGCGTTGCAATTCTTTTTACAGCGTGTAAAAGTAACGACCCTGAAGTAAAACCTACAGGTATTACATTAAACAAAACTACATTAACATTAGTACAAAAAAAGACAGAAACCTTGATAGCTACTTTAACTCCAACAGACGCTACCGGTACCATTACTTGGACCTCTTCAAATACAGCAGTAGCTACAGTCGATAATAATGGATTGGTAACCGCTGTAGCCGCTGGTACGGCAACTGTAACAGCAAGCGTTAATTCTTTAACAGCTACTTGTGAAGTAACGGTAGAGTCAGATGGAAGTTATGACCCTGCTGCATCTTTAACAGGTTCTGCGTATTATCCTATAATTTTGGATGCTGCCAGTTCTGCAAAAGTTCAGAGTAAAATTGTAGCAGATTTACGTCCGGATGAAGCAACTAAATTTTTATATGTGTGGGAAAATACATATACTGCCGGAACTGCTACCGGTCCTAATTTTTACGGAGAAGTAGAAGGATGGGTAAGTTTAGTTGTAGGTAGCGTAGGATGGTCGGGAGCTGGCTTTAATGTTCAAGATGCAACAACAATTGATAAATTAGCAGACATTACTGCTAATCCTACTGGTTATTATCTTCATATTGGAATAAAAAGTAAAGATAATGCTGTTCACGTAATCGGTTTGGATGGACAATCAAATGTGAAATTTGCGCTTGGTGCAACAGCATTTAACGATAATGGAACTCTTATTGAACCACTTGCAGACTTTAAGCGTGATGGTGAATGGCATGAAATAGAAATTCCAATGACTACTCTGAAAACTAACGGATTACTTTACGCCTCTGGTATGGGAACAAAAAATGTGTTTTGGTTCTTAAGTGGCGGTGTTGCCGGTACCACACTTGATTTGGACGCCGTATTTATCTATAAAAAATAA
- a CDS encoding Beta-glucanase (modular protein): MMKNKLKILYYLIVLLLLNACTKEPDIMPKTQSLALSPTSGEIKEGDSLKLTPQINPSNAQPIIAWTSSNEKVATVSQNGMVKALARGSVTITAIADDSIEANASLTITREDLPYQLVWSDEFDGNALDLSKWNIETGGGGWGNQEKQYYTGRSQNLRVENGNLVIEALKEAYENNAYTSARITTKNKAMFTYGKMEARISLPAGKGTWPAFWMLGTYGSWPLCGEVDIMEHIGSQPTMISHAVHTYEKNGSRGNNWYNRQYRDGIENNFHTYAIEWEKKYSEGQDCINFYIDGVKSATIWEQLSLSDQKTWPFNKDFFLILNVAIGGTMGGTIDDAIFNNPVMMKVDYVRVYQRE; this comes from the coding sequence ATGATGAAAAATAAATTGAAAATATTGTATTATCTGATTGTATTACTATTATTAAATGCATGTACAAAAGAACCGGATATAATGCCCAAAACTCAAAGCTTGGCATTATCTCCTACATCCGGTGAAATAAAAGAAGGTGATTCTTTAAAATTAACGCCTCAAATAAATCCCTCAAACGCACAACCGATTATTGCTTGGACTTCTTCTAATGAAAAAGTAGCTACTGTTTCCCAAAACGGAATGGTGAAAGCCCTTGCAAGAGGTAGCGTTACCATTACTGCCATTGCAGACGATTCCATAGAAGCAAATGCATCTCTTACAATAACAAGAGAAGATTTACCTTATCAACTCGTATGGTCTGATGAATTTGATGGAAATGCATTGGATTTAAGTAAATGGAATATTGAAACAGGCGGAGGCGGCTGGGGTAATCAGGAAAAACAGTATTATACCGGGCGTTCTCAAAACTTGAGGGTAGAAAACGGAAATCTGGTGATAGAAGCTTTGAAAGAAGCGTATGAAAACAACGCTTACACTTCGGCTCGTATTACTACCAAGAATAAAGCGATGTTTACTTATGGTAAAATGGAAGCCCGTATAAGTCTTCCGGCAGGGAAGGGAACTTGGCCCGCATTCTGGATGTTGGGAACGTATGGAAGTTGGCCCTTGTGTGGAGAAGTGGATATAATGGAACATATCGGTTCACAACCCACAATGATTTCACATGCGGTGCACACCTACGAGAAAAACGGAAGTCGTGGAAATAACTGGTATAACAGACAATACCGTGATGGCATTGAAAATAATTTTCATACTTATGCCATTGAGTGGGAGAAAAAATATAGTGAAGGACAAGATTGTATTAATTTCTATATTGACGGAGTAAAAAGTGCAACTATTTGGGAACAACTTTCACTTTCAGACCAAAAAACTTGGCCATTTAATAAAGATTTTTTCCTGATACTCAATGTAGCAATTGGAGGAACAATGGGAGGAACGATAGATGATGCGATTTTCAATAATCCGGTAATGATGAAAGTAGATTATGTGCGTGTCTATCAAAGAGAATGA
- a CDS encoding exported hypothetical protein (Evidence 5 : Unknown function) gives MKKTTFLKRLSFIFLALSLSCFTFISATDYCHSSITSNRGATAYVTMKSLGDGLYQFIFESENDIVSWNAGGSNFYAEVDGIGGYQVSDHLTQDDAKTLSVTINSNPKPNIYVGTFYVNYADGEHAFNIPTDEDFDAVCATLDNIPPSMVSASVVGTPTFNSVNLQLSATDDVTSPVTQFIINDSGNGITNRIVAADGTGNAVVSGLSASTTYNFVIKAKDGAGNISANSQTVSFTTAASSNTQCSGTDNQTDPAYQSLSNGYTYNFTTSGSDVTITFELLDAKTGLVAYLWDKTSGFTETQMTNTTGQIFTTTLTGLTANSDITVAVKFAYAGGLSVTKDFVYTVGNTCGNTSTSNNHVSNPKLSVYPNPVKDYLKIACDEEINQVSVKNLLGQTVKSFVLNSFEKTIDLKDISTGNYLIFIKMSNGQSISQKFVKL, from the coding sequence ATGAAGAAAACTACTTTTTTAAAACGTTTAAGTTTCATATTTTTAGCACTTTCGTTAAGTTGCTTTACTTTTATATCAGCAACCGACTATTGTCATTCATCAATTACATCCAATAGAGGAGCTACGGCTTATGTAACGATGAAATCGTTAGGTGATGGTCTCTACCAATTTATATTTGAGTCTGAGAATGATATTGTAAGCTGGAATGCCGGAGGATCAAATTTTTATGCCGAAGTTGATGGAATTGGCGGTTATCAGGTTTCTGACCATCTTACTCAAGACGATGCTAAAACATTGAGTGTAACTATTAATTCTAACCCAAAACCCAACATTTACGTAGGAACTTTCTATGTGAATTACGCTGATGGCGAACACGCGTTCAATATCCCTACCGATGAAGATTTTGATGCCGTATGTGCTACCTTAGACAATATTCCTCCATCTATGGTTTCAGCAAGTGTGGTCGGGACGCCAACATTCAATTCCGTTAATTTACAATTATCAGCAACAGACGATGTAACTTCTCCCGTAACTCAATTTATAATTAACGATTCGGGTAATGGAATTACAAATAGAATAGTAGCAGCTGATGGAACGGGCAATGCTGTAGTCTCTGGATTATCTGCTTCGACCACTTATAATTTTGTTATTAAAGCTAAAGATGGTGCAGGAAACATTTCTGCTAATTCACAAACTGTTTCATTTACAACTGCAGCCAGTAGCAATACGCAGTGCTCGGGAACTGATAATCAAACAGATCCTGCTTATCAATCCTTATCAAATGGATATACTTATAATTTTACAACCAGTGGCAGTGATGTTACTATTACCTTCGAGTTACTTGATGCTAAAACAGGTTTAGTTGCGTATTTGTGGGATAAAACATCCGGTTTTACGGAAACACAAATGACGAATACGACTGGACAAATATTTACTACCACATTAACGGGCTTAACAGCAAATTCTGATATTACAGTAGCTGTAAAATTTGCATACGCTGGAGGTCTGTCTGTAACGAAAGATTTTGTATATACTGTTGGAAATACCTGCGGAAACACTTCTACTTCCAATAATCACGTATCAAATCCAAAATTATCGGTATATCCCAATCCGGTTAAGGACTATTTAAAGATAGCTTGCGACGAAGAAATAAATCAAGTTAGTGTTAAAAATCTATTAGGTCAAACGGTGAAATCCTTTGTGTTGAACAGTTTTGAAAAAACGATAGATTTAAAGGATATTTCTACGGGAAATTATTTGATATTTATAAAAATGTCAAATGGTCAATCTATTTCTCAAAAATTTGTGAAATTATAA
- a CDS encoding Glycosyl hydrolase family 81, whose product MKNPYCIFILFAFFTISIQAQIISVGDGSYTTIFPGVDEAGRNSYPAGTPLLSGNAAGKPVPTNDWWSKKIQQNHVDNLFNYPFTLKTVNEGLVVSYIPNGVIDDLLPVTVGLAGLNADKATVSNYSDWTVTMNWDDQIHSFDVTTGMGMPFLYFTKKNVSDVVKIAVTSGNVTINNEVLIITNAKNGADFALYAPTGSTWIKNGGIYTSTLNGKNYWSLAFIPLTAENITSVANEYKKYAYVFPVNTTVNWSYDEIASVVRTDFNIQTETKEGVEKNMLIGLLPHQWANLASNSPKPNGYSYSTIRGEMKTMDGNNFSVENTFHGILPTLPYVDIYSEGFQPSELANKISSIQNDALDTWTDTYNEGQMMNRLIQTGRIADLMGNIEARDKIVNTIKSRLEDWLKADNGEIAFLFYYNSTWSSLLGYPAGHGQDSNLNDHHFHWGYFIHAAAFVEQYQPGWAAKWGEMVNMLIRDAADTSRNDSMFPFMRNFNPYAGHCWANGFATFPQGNDQESTSESMQFNSSLIHWGMVTNNKAIRDLGIYLYTTEQTAIEEYWMDIHNRNFPSTQKYSIVSRIWGNSFDNGTFWTGDIAASYGIELYPMHGGSLYLGQHWDYVNKLWNEIKTNTGILNNEVNPNLWHDVMWEFASFIDPGKAIELYNSNPNRSLKFGISDAQTYHWLHSMNALGKVDANITADYPMAAAFNQNGEITYVAYNYSNAPIVVQFSTGYQLTVPAKEMATSKDSKLSGTLTSSFGETYTGGSVQLSANIEGGTPAKVEFVDGSNVIGTITNLPYTWNATNLTLGMHSFYARVYESDVKYTVTNTVEVQVGNQLPFGGATWNIPGTIESGKFDVFEGGKGQNIAYFDNTLANQGDYRLDEAVDAGNSVAEGATVGWITADEWLEYTINVLETGMYAMDFRYASANTTSRGPFHLELDGRIISSDITVPVTSAWDAWATKTVNNIPLVKGKHILRVAFTYGEFNLGKMTFIRTGNIPYNYPVANAGEDIKVILPQSSAMLDGSASLESGGKLLTYKWIQIYGPNTIQFSNNTVAKPNINNLIEGIYKFKLIVTNPDGREAEDDVFVIVSNSGNIAPTVSFVTPVNNSTYTEGKEIAISVNANDFDGQISKVDFYQNNKFISSVNQSPYTISWTPPAGDYVLTAIATDNNGTATTSVPVNVAVKAAIICSGMSIEASQGSFTNGYKYSFETVGNNVNITFELLDNKTAVVAYLWKQTPFGETSMNQISDKVFTATLNNLEAGSTITYACKFAFAGGMSVTKYLSYTVGTNCSNTGVNDVVDNHNFFSPNPVESELNITLEKENNHLLIYNVNGKKVYDKIIPSTYKLDMRNFHPGIYFLKVDSENKTLSTKIIKK is encoded by the coding sequence ATGAAAAATCCCTATTGCATATTTATTCTTTTTGCCTTCTTTACAATTAGTATTCAAGCACAAATAATATCTGTAGGTGACGGAAGTTACACTACTATTTTTCCGGGAGTTGATGAGGCGGGAAGAAATTCTTATCCGGCAGGTACGCCCTTATTGAGTGGAAATGCAGCAGGGAAACCGGTTCCTACGAATGATTGGTGGTCAAAGAAAATACAACAAAATCATGTCGATAATTTATTCAATTATCCTTTCACATTAAAAACAGTTAACGAAGGTTTAGTGGTAAGTTATATTCCAAATGGAGTTATAGATGATTTACTTCCTGTAACTGTAGGTTTAGCGGGGTTAAACGCTGATAAAGCAACCGTTTCAAATTATTCCGACTGGACTGTAACAATGAATTGGGATGATCAGATACACAGTTTTGATGTGACCACAGGAATGGGAATGCCTTTTTTATATTTTACAAAAAAAAATGTATCTGATGTAGTTAAAATAGCCGTAACATCAGGGAATGTAACCATTAATAATGAAGTATTAATTATAACCAATGCAAAAAATGGTGCCGATTTTGCGTTATATGCTCCTACCGGGAGTACATGGATAAAAAACGGCGGAATTTATACCTCAACATTGAACGGGAAAAATTATTGGTCGTTAGCCTTTATTCCGTTAACAGCGGAAAATATTACGTCCGTTGCGAATGAATATAAAAAGTACGCTTACGTTTTTCCCGTAAATACCACTGTGAATTGGAGTTATGATGAAATAGCATCCGTTGTCCGAACTGATTTTAATATACAAACGGAGACCAAAGAAGGAGTGGAAAAAAATATGCTTATTGGTTTGCTTCCCCATCAATGGGCGAATTTAGCTTCCAACTCTCCAAAGCCTAATGGATACAGTTATTCAACCATTCGGGGTGAAATGAAAACAATGGATGGTAATAATTTCAGTGTGGAAAATACCTTTCACGGGATATTGCCAACATTGCCGTATGTGGATATCTATAGTGAAGGTTTTCAACCTTCTGAATTAGCAAATAAAATTTCTTCAATTCAAAACGATGCTTTAGATACTTGGACTGATACGTACAACGAAGGTCAGATGATGAACAGGCTGATACAAACAGGACGTATAGCAGATTTGATGGGAAACATTGAAGCAAGGGATAAAATAGTAAATACCATAAAAAGCAGATTGGAAGATTGGTTAAAGGCGGACAATGGAGAAATTGCTTTTCTGTTTTATTATAATTCAACTTGGAGTTCATTGCTCGGTTATCCCGCGGGGCACGGACAAGACAGTAATTTAAATGATCATCATTTCCATTGGGGATATTTTATTCACGCGGCAGCTTTTGTAGAACAATATCAACCGGGTTGGGCAGCCAAGTGGGGTGAAATGGTAAATATGTTGATCCGTGATGCCGCGGATACCAGTCGTAATGATTCTATGTTTCCTTTTATGCGAAACTTCAATCCTTATGCAGGACATTGCTGGGCAAATGGTTTTGCTACATTCCCTCAGGGAAACGATCAAGAATCTACCTCCGAAAGTATGCAATTTAATTCTTCTTTGATTCATTGGGGAATGGTTACAAATAATAAAGCAATCCGTGATTTGGGAATTTATCTATATACCACTGAACAAACAGCAATTGAAGAATATTGGATGGACATTCATAACCGTAATTTTCCTTCCACTCAAAAATACAGTATTGTTTCCCGTATTTGGGGGAACTCTTTTGATAACGGAACTTTCTGGACCGGAGATATCGCAGCTTCATACGGAATCGAATTGTATCCGATGCACGGAGGATCTTTGTATTTAGGACAACATTGGGATTATGTAAACAAACTTTGGAATGAAATTAAAACTAATACGGGAATATTGAATAATGAAGTAAACCCTAATCTTTGGCATGATGTGATGTGGGAATTTGCCTCCTTTATTGATCCGGGAAAAGCAATTGAACTTTATAATTCCAACCCAAATCGTTCACTTAAATTTGGAATTTCGGATGCTCAAACATATCATTGGCTTCATTCAATGAATGCTTTAGGAAAAGTCGATGCAAATATTACAGCAGATTATCCAATGGCAGCTGCCTTTAATCAAAATGGAGAAATAACCTACGTTGCTTATAATTATTCAAATGCTCCTATTGTCGTTCAATTTTCAACAGGCTATCAGTTAACCGTTCCTGCAAAGGAAATGGCTACAAGTAAAGATAGTAAATTATCAGGTACATTGACCTCATCTTTCGGTGAAACATATACCGGAGGCAGTGTACAACTTTCTGCCAATATTGAAGGAGGTACTCCTGCAAAAGTTGAATTTGTGGATGGATCTAATGTTATAGGAACCATAACTAATTTGCCATATACATGGAATGCCACGAATTTAACCCTCGGTATGCATTCATTTTACGCAAGGGTTTATGAGAGTGATGTTAAATATACAGTTACTAACACAGTGGAAGTACAAGTGGGTAATCAGTTGCCATTTGGAGGTGCAACTTGGAATATTCCGGGAACGATAGAATCGGGCAAATTTGATGTTTTTGAAGGCGGCAAAGGTCAAAATATAGCTTATTTTGATAACACATTGGCAAATCAAGGAGATTATAGATTGGATGAAGCCGTAGATGCTGGTAATTCTGTTGCAGAAGGCGCAACAGTCGGCTGGATTACAGCCGACGAATGGCTTGAATATACCATAAATGTTTTAGAAACAGGGATGTATGCTATGGATTTCCGATACGCCTCAGCAAATACTACTAGCAGGGGACCGTTTCACTTGGAATTGGATGGACGAATAATTTCTTCTGATATTACCGTACCTGTTACGAGTGCTTGGGATGCATGGGCTACTAAAACTGTTAACAATATTCCACTTGTAAAAGGAAAACATATTTTACGTGTGGCTTTCACATACGGTGAATTTAATTTGGGGAAAATGACTTTTATCCGGACAGGAAATATCCCTTATAATTACCCTGTTGCTAACGCAGGAGAAGATATTAAAGTAATTTTACCTCAAAGTTCAGCAATGCTTGACGGATCGGCGAGTTTGGAATCGGGAGGGAAGTTGTTAACTTATAAATGGATTCAGATATATGGACCAAATACTATTCAGTTTTCAAATAATACAGTAGCAAAACCAAATATCAATAATTTGATTGAAGGAATTTATAAATTCAAATTAATTGTGACAAATCCGGATGGACGTGAGGCTGAGGATGATGTGTTTGTTATTGTAAGTAATTCCGGAAATATTGCTCCGACAGTTTCATTTGTCACTCCGGTAAATAATTCAACTTACACAGAGGGTAAAGAAATAGCAATTTCAGTAAATGCAAATGATTTTGACGGGCAGATATCGAAAGTAGATTTTTACCAGAATAATAAATTCATTTCTTCCGTAAATCAATCTCCTTATACCATTAGTTGGACACCTCCCGCGGGAGATTATGTTTTAACGGCAATTGCCACCGATAATAATGGAACTGCAACAACCTCGGTGCCTGTAAACGTTGCGGTTAAAGCCGCCATTATCTGTTCAGGAATGTCTATAGAGGCTTCACAAGGTTCTTTTACAAACGGTTACAAATATTCATTTGAAACGGTGGGAAATAATGTAAACATCACATTTGAACTTTTAGACAACAAAACAGCGGTGGTAGCTTACCTCTGGAAACAAACTCCATTTGGTGAAACAAGTATGAATCAGATAAGTGATAAAGTATTTACAGCCACATTGAATAATTTGGAAGCAGGATCTACTATTACGTATGCGTGTAAATTTGCGTTTGCAGGAGGAATGTCGGTCACAAAATATTTATCTTATACCGTAGGCACAAATTGTTCAAATACAGGAGTGAACGATGTTGTTGATAATCATAATTTTTTTAGTCCAAATCCTGTGGAAAGCGAATTAAATATAACCTTAGAAAAAGAAAATAATCATTTATTGATTTATAATGTAAATGGAAAAAAAGTATATGATAAGATTATACCTTCCACCTATAAATTAGATATGCGAAATTTTCATCCGGGAATTTATTTCTTAAAAGTAGATTCGGAAAATAAAACTTTAAGCACAAAAATAATAAAGAAATAA
- a CDS encoding Glycoside hydrolase family 16 domain protein yields the protein MNTIGKIKLIPLLLLIIFIYSCKSENDITLEEQTQSRSIKRGVSYGFQLPDIDTELLSPGVSWFYNWAPDVSSSLDAAASNEKLDFYPMAWNGNFDANKIRAYKQLHPECMYILAFNEPNLTDQANMTPQQAASAWVSLKALADELQMKLISPAMNYGTLSGYGDPIVWLDEFFKLVPLSDVDGIAIHCYMSSPGAMASYVRRFKKYGKPIWMTEFCAWEKNVTSVKVQMNYMSDAVNFLECNKDVARYAWFIPRSSGALESYPYMQLLTKTQPYDLSDLGKVYINMSTLDKNIYYAENQVIQAEHYTSLNMEEAVNNGGFENSIHLRPTTDADGVLDVCDFYINLWLEYQIEVTKTQQYNLALRYASQFDTKCEISIDGNVIQTVDIPNTDSESNWQTSYTKLNINKGKHTLKLKITDGGIALNWLKISKN from the coding sequence ATGAACACAATCGGGAAAATAAAATTAATACCTCTTTTACTGCTGATTATATTTATTTATAGCTGTAAATCGGAGAATGATATAACTCTTGAAGAACAAACTCAAAGTCGCAGTATAAAGCGTGGTGTTTCTTACGGTTTTCAATTACCAGATATTGACACAGAATTATTATCCCCCGGAGTGTCTTGGTTTTACAATTGGGCTCCGGATGTTAGTAGCTCGTTGGATGCAGCAGCTTCGAACGAGAAGTTGGATTTTTACCCTATGGCGTGGAATGGAAATTTTGATGCCAACAAAATACGCGCTTATAAGCAACTTCATCCGGAATGCATGTACATTTTAGCTTTTAATGAACCTAATTTGACTGATCAAGCGAATATGACTCCGCAACAAGCAGCATCTGCGTGGGTTTCTTTAAAAGCGTTGGCAGATGAGTTGCAAATGAAATTGATTTCTCCGGCTATGAATTACGGAACTCTTTCGGGTTATGGCGACCCTATTGTCTGGTTAGATGAGTTTTTTAAACTCGTTCCTCTTTCTGATGTGGATGGAATTGCTATTCACTGTTATATGAGCAGTCCGGGAGCTATGGCTTCTTATGTAAGAAGATTTAAAAAATACGGAAAACCTATTTGGATGACTGAATTTTGTGCTTGGGAAAAAAATGTTACCAGCGTAAAAGTGCAAATGAATTATATGAGCGATGCGGTTAATTTTTTGGAATGCAATAAAGATGTTGCGCGCTATGCGTGGTTTATTCCACGTTCGAGCGGAGCTTTGGAAAGTTATCCCTATATGCAACTTTTAACCAAAACGCAACCGTATGACTTAAGTGATTTGGGAAAAGTATATATAAATATGTCTACTTTGGATAAAAACATTTATTATGCGGAAAATCAGGTAATCCAAGCCGAACATTATACTTCCTTAAATATGGAAGAGGCGGTGAATAACGGTGGTTTTGAAAACAGTATTCACCTTCGTCCCACAACCGATGCAGATGGTGTATTGGATGTATGTGATTTTTACATTAATCTCTGGCTTGAGTATCAGATAGAAGTGACTAAAACGCAGCAATACAACCTCGCACTTCGATATGCGTCACAGTTCGATACGAAATGCGAAATAAGCATTGACGGGAACGTTATTCAAACTGTAGATATCCCGAATACAGATTCAGAATCAAATTGGCAAACTTCTTACACAAAACTTAATATTAATAAAGGAAAACATACATTAAAATTAAAAATAACTGATGGTGGTATTGCACTTAATTGGCTAAAAATCAGTAAAAATTAG
- a CDS encoding Glucan endo-1 3-beta-D-glucosidase: MRNYFTMKTNMTTLLLFFTILLNYGCKSATDKVAPPEEEPVVSTEVGTGETDGYKLVWEDLFNDNELNSKYWTPEVNGNGGGNNELQYYRSENISVGKDPNSDANCLIITGKKESYLNKACTSGRLITKDKVNFKYGKLEARIKLPKTADGLWPAFWMMGNDISTVGWPRCGETDVLEMGNSNGIKNGTQDRYFNGACHWGESWENHPMSAKASTNSYSLQDDFHLYTLIWNADSIKMYLDKDKYPDVTPYFTLDIKNENLNKPGHYFKKPNFILFNLAIGGDFTGIWDINKVTALNNGDVYMYVDFVKIYQKEDEGQEFKLYQ; the protein is encoded by the coding sequence ATGAGAAATTACTTTACAATGAAAACAAACATGACGACATTACTATTATTTTTTACTATTTTACTTAATTATGGTTGTAAAAGTGCAACCGATAAAGTTGCACCACCCGAAGAAGAACCTGTAGTTTCAACAGAAGTTGGCACAGGAGAAACCGATGGGTATAAATTAGTGTGGGAAGATTTATTTAATGACAATGAACTGAATAGTAAATACTGGACACCTGAAGTAAATGGAAACGGCGGCGGAAATAATGAATTACAATATTATCGCAGTGAAAATATTTCAGTAGGAAAAGATCCGAATAGCGATGCAAATTGTCTCATCATTACAGGAAAAAAAGAAAGTTATTTGAATAAAGCCTGTACTTCGGGCAGATTAATTACCAAAGATAAAGTTAATTTTAAATATGGAAAACTTGAAGCGAGAATAAAACTTCCCAAAACTGCCGACGGACTTTGGCCCGCTTTCTGGATGATGGGAAATGATATTTCTACTGTCGGCTGGCCTCGTTGCGGCGAAACTGATGTTTTGGAAATGGGCAACTCTAATGGAATTAAAAATGGAACTCAAGACAGATACTTTAATGGCGCTTGTCATTGGGGAGAATCTTGGGAAAATCATCCTATGTCAGCCAAAGCCAGCACAAATAGTTACAGCCTGCAAGACGATTTTCACCTGTATACTTTAATTTGGAATGCAGATTCCATTAAAATGTACTTGGATAAAGATAAATATCCTGATGTTACACCTTATTTTACCTTGGATATAAAAAACGAAAACCTCAATAAACCCGGACATTATTTTAAAAAGCCGAATTTTATTCTTTTCAATCTTGCCATTGGTGGTGATTTTACAGGAATTTGGGATATAAATAAAGTTACGGCATTAAATAATGGCGATGTGTATATGTATGTTGATTTTGTTAAAATCTATCAGAAAGAAGATGAAGGACAAGAATTCAAATTATACCAATAA